Proteins encoded within one genomic window of Paramisgurnus dabryanus chromosome 13, PD_genome_1.1, whole genome shotgun sequence:
- the epb41b gene encoding protein 4.1b isoform X1, producing MLLCRVNFLDDTHFMWELERNAVGQDLLNNVCEHLNLLERDYFGLAMLDSSNTRMWLDCAKEIRKQIKGPELEFFFNIKFYPPDPSVLAEDITRYLLCLQLRKDIVIGRLPCPSDMLAVLGSYTIQSTLGDYDPRVHTNNYVSKILLAPNQNEELEKIVMEQHSTHRSMSPAQADMLFLEYAKTLPMYGVDLHPAKDVSGADVMLGVCSEGLLVYEDEVKTNSFSWPNVLKISHKRNKFLLKIRPSEDELDGDVSFTLPSYKACKQLWKCSVESHAFFRNRLQDTKAKKFLTLGSRFRYHGRTQSECLEASVNINRDPPQFTRIATKRKANDEILEVLKQPVRTEIDDWFLVQDSDKWDIAAASDDVMLESKEVWESKQRADDWFVLLENSQISSSGLQKPPQTEEERKVEIVEENESQERYEDELVIKRSYKVHMEQKGPLELKVMEGLARDILEKEHPELMGPMNESLTEEILQVNGERIQKVVITKQWVQEGSTFVEPHEDTEIKTERVETVRRHVVITEGGEMLRMDSEKPSERLEMMELRLNEVEDIKQKLQEVEELRVGLQELESLEQRLRQAEREGLQQDETADWNVLLDRSTLMPTAPFTADEELEQMDIPKPMGRNDDWYILLEMTPRTISVPPTDMISSIPGEDQAKEESKTTERKIQLLLPETHGDEATVEFYEETREEVTQSRVKIEEEEEEEEEEEQVKVDYRSPQPVFLKQPQRDLEDDWFILLDVSSKTSVPVAYPLLRSTTVDVYEERREEVEREKHEQQEEVTVEVRKQQPVILEQRVAQPQRDFEDDWFVIFDVPPKGSVPLAYPHLRSTTVEVYEERREEPQSTAKVEYKQQDQQEVWMLEQRAAKPQRDVEDDWSIAFDVSHKETVPLAYPPLQEATVGKFEESKEEVLQRSARREEERSEMMTVSTKQTMITEKTMRVIQTPQVFPVVPREIDDDWFQLFDQVPYEQKRFLPDFEEKKAMEKMVKEERQKKPQQVQVTVEDSRPDSVILEHRLAQATRDVEEDWSVILGDSGEEMTRKTMRVIQTPQEFPVVPREIDDDWFQMFDQVPYEQRSFPSDVKSRDTWVREPTKDQRVKRKAERVTEERLRGKSVTTEERRVIFEERRERVHIIPQVFPVGVREVDDDWSELLDPTPFEKRAVPLVSVGTAEQRMKAREDIRVRQQEKRVRDDVEIRMRQEMRKRELEVRRSQPAVIVQSVAQPQREVEDDWFLLFDVSPKQSIAADVVKVDKRGEEVRRREVERRMEEERRRREEARKMQIKVDDRQKRAVIPETRPVRVRREEEDDWFTLMGVSPKDSVVSPVALPKPRTQILVDQPFTSTPTAQPVSVSKTIYQDRTKDTLDITLESEQAEESVSIRKSQRWTKRIEGESIYVRHSILMLEDFDVTQEVILRHHESVRELKRIFMEGAPDFGPTEWDRRLSSYLPMPKAQLPHANGEILISMGLIDDGKTVL from the exons ATGTTGCTGTGTCGAGTGAATTTCTTGGACGACACCCACTTTATGTGGGAGCTGGag AGGAATGCAGTGGGGCAGGATCTTCTTAATAATGTTTGTGAACACCTTAACTTATTGGAGAGGGATTACTTTGGTCTGGCCATGTTGGATTCTTCAAATACCAGG ATGTGGCTGGACTGTGCTAAAGAGATTCGGAAACAGATTAAAG GTCCAGAATTAGAGTTCTTCTTCAATATCAAGTTTTACCCACCTGATCCTTCTGTTCTGGCTGAGGACATTACTAG ATATCTTCTGTGTCTTCAGCTAAGGAAAGATATTGTGATTGGTCGATTGCCCTGTCCGTCAGACATGTTGGCTGTGTTGGGTTCATACACAATTCAGTCAACACTTGGAGATTATGACCCAAGGGTACACACAAACAACTATGTCAGCAAAATTCTTCTCGCACCCAACCAAAATGAAGAGCTAGAGAAGATTGTCATGGAGCAGCATTCAACACATAG ATCTATGAGCCCTGCACAGGCAGATATGCTTTTCCTCGAATATGCCAAGACACTGCCCATGTACGGGGTGGATCTGCATCCTGCCAAA GATGTTAGCGGTGCAGATGTGATGCTGGGTGTGTGTTCTGAAGGACTGTTGGTGTATGAGGATGAGGTCAAAACAAACAGTTTCTCCTGGCCCAACGTTCTTAAAATCTCCCACAAACGCAACAAGTTTCTTCTCAAGATACGTCCTTCTGAG GATGAGTTAGATGGAGATGTCAGCTTTACTCTGCCCAGCTACAAAGCCTGCAAACAACTCTGGAAATGCTCTGTGGAGAGCCATGCTTTCTTCAG AAACAGACTTCAAGACACCAAAGCAAAAAAGTTTCTGACCCTGGGATCAAGGTTTCGTTACCATGGACGCACTCAGTCTGAGTGTCTGGAGGCCAGCGTTAACATTAATCGCGATCCTCCACAATTTACACGCATTGCCACCAAAAGAAAAG CAAATGATGAAATCCTTGAAGTTCTAAAGCAACCGGTTCGAACAGAGATAGATGACTGGTTCTTGGTACAAGATTCAGACAAATGGGACATTGCTGCTGCATCAG ATGATGTAATGCTGGAAAGCAAAGAGGTCTGGGAATCAAAGCAGCGTGCTGATGATTGGTTTGTCCTTCTCGAGAACAGCCAAA TTTCATCATCAGGTCTCCAAAAGCCCCCTCAGACTGAAGAAGAAAGAAAGGTGGAGATTGTGGAAGAGAATGAATCCCAGGAGAGGTATGAAGATGAGCTGGTGATAAAACGTTCATATAAAGTTCACATGGAACAAAAGGGTCCTCTGGAGTTAAAGGTGATGGAGGGACTGGCAAGGGACATCCTGGAAAAAGAACATCCAGAATTAATGGGGCCTATGAATGAATCACTAACAGAAGAAATATTGCAAGTTAATGGAGAAAGAATACAGAAAGTAGTAATCACCAAACAATGGGTACAGGAGGGCAGCACTTTTGTGGAACCACATGAAGATACAGAGATTAAAACAGAGAGGGTGGAGACCGTGAGAAGACATGTAGTGATAACTGAAGGAGGGGAAATGCTCCGTATGGATTCTGAGAAACCATCAGAGAGATTGGAAATGATGGAACTGAGACTAAATGAGGTGGAGGACATTAAACAGAAACTACAAGAAGTTGAAGAGCTGAGGGTTGGATTACAAGAACTAGAAAGTTTGGAACAAAGACTGCGGCAAGCCGAGAGGGAGGGGCTTCAACAGGATGAAACGGCTGATTGGAACGTTCTGCTAGATCGCAGTACATTGATGCCCACTGCTCCATTCACAG CTGATGAAGAATTGGAACAGATGGACATCCCCAAACCAATGGGGAGAAATGACGATTGGTACATTCTTTTGGAGATGACCCCACGCACCATATCAGTTCCTCCAACAG ATATGATAAGCTCCATCCCTGGAGAGGACCAGGCTAAAGAAGAAAGCAAGACAACAGAAAGAAAAATTCAGCTGCTGCTACCAGAGACGCATGGGGATGAGGCAACAGTTGAGTTTTATGAGGAGACAAGAGAGGAGGTGACACAGAGCAGAGTGAAAATtgaggaggaggaagaagaagaagaggaagaagaacAGGTGAAGGTGGATTATAGGAGCCCACAGCCAGTTTTTCTTAAGCAGCCTCAAAGAGACCTGGAAGATGATTGGTTCATCCTTTTAGATGTTTCTTCTAAAACATCAG TGCCTGTGGCTTATCCACTCCTGCGAAGCACAACTGTTGACGTGTATGAGGAGAGAAGAGAGGAGGTGGAAAGAGAGAAGCATGAACAACAGGAGGAGGTGACAGTGGAGGTCAGGAAGCAACAGCCAGTCATACTGGAGCAGAGAGTAGCTCAACCCCAGAGAGATTTTGAAGATGACtggtttgtcatttttgacgtTCCCCCTAAAGGATCAG TGCCTTTGGCCTATCCACACCTACGAAGCACAACTGTCGAGGTGTATGAGGAGAGACGAGAAGAGCCTCAGAGCACAGCGAAGGTTGAGTACAAACAACAGGATCAGCAGGAAGTTTGGATGCTTGAGCAGAGGGCAGCAAAACCTCAGAGAGACGTAGAAGATGATTGGTccattgcttttgatgtttctCATAAAGAAACGG TGCCTTTGGCTTATCCACCTCTCCAAGAGGCAACTGTTGGAAAGTTTGAGGAAAGCAAAGAGGAGGTGCTTCAGAGGAGCGCGAGAAGAGAGGAGGAGAGGAGTGAGATGATGACAGTGAGCACTAAACAAACAATGATAACAGAGAAGACGATGAGGGTCATACAGACACCACAGGTGTTTCCAGTGGTGCCCAGAGAGATTGATGATGACTGGTTTCAACTATTTGACCAAGTGCCTTACGAACAGAAGAGATTTTTACCAG ATTTCGAAGAAAAGAAAGCCATGGAAAAAATGGTTAAAGAGGAGCGACAGAAGAAACCACAGCAGGTGCAGGTGACTGTAGAAGACAGTAGACCAGATTCAGTTATCCTGGAACACAGACTGGCACAAGCTACAAGAGACGTGGAAGAAGACTGGTCCGTTATTTTAGGTGATTCAGGAGAGGAGATGACCAGGAAGACGATGAGGGTCATACAAACCCCACAGGAGTTTCCAGTGGTCCCCAGAGAGATTGATGATGACTGGTTTCAGATGTTTGACCAAGTGCCTTACGAACAAAGAAGTTTCCCTTCAG ATGTTAAAAGCAGAGACACTTGGGTTCGTGAACCCACCAAAGACCAGAGAGTTAAGAGGAAAGCCGAGAGGGTCACGGAGGAGCGGCTGAGAGGAAAAAGCGTGACGACAGAAGAAAGGAGAGTGATCTTTGAAGAACGCAGGGAGAGAGTCCACATCATACCGCAGGTGTTTCCTGTTGGGGTACGAGAGGTGGATGATGATTGGTCTGAGCTCCTCGATCCAACACCATTTGAGAAGAGAGCTGTTCCTTTAG TTTCAGTGGGCACTGCAGAACAGAGGATGAAAGCACGGGAGGACATAAGAGTGAGACAGCAGGAGAAGAGAGTGAGAGACGATGTGGAGATCAGAATGAGACAAGAGATGCGTAAACGGGAGCTGGAAGTCAGAAGATCTCAACCAGCTGTTATTGTGCAATCAGTAGCACAGCCACAGAGAGAAGTGGAAGATGATTGGTTCCTTCTTTTTGATGTTTCACCAAAACAATCAA TTGCGGCAGATGTCGTTAAAGTGGACAAGAGAGGTGAGGAAGTAAGGAGAAGGGAAGTAGAGAGGAGAATGGAAGAAGAAAGGAGAAGAAGGGAGGAAGCGAGGAAAATGCAGATAAAAGTGGATGACAGGCAAAAAAGAGCAGTTATACCAGAAACAAGACCAGTCAGGGTGCGGAGAGAAGAGGAGGATGACTGGTTTACTCTTATGGGTGTTTCCCCCAAAGATTCAG TTGTTTCTCCAGTGGCTTTGCCCAAACCGCGCACACAAATCCTGGTTGACCAACCATTCACTTCCACTCCAACTGCACAACCGGTGTCTGTATCAAAAACAATCTATCAGGACCGGACAAAAGACACACTGGACATCACACTGGAGTCTGAG CAGGCTGAAGAATCTGTGTCTATTAGAAAG TCACAGAGATGGACGAAGAGAATTGAAGGAGAGAGCATATATGTTCGCCACAGCATTTTAATGCTGGAG GACTTTGATGTGACCCAGGAGGTGATACTAAGGCACCATGAGAGCGTCAGAGAACTTAAGCGTATCTTCATGGAGGGCGCGCCAGATTTTGGACCCACTGAGTGGGATCGACGTCTATCCTCATACTTGCCGATGCCCAAAGCCCAGCTCCCGCATGCCAACGGCGAGATACTCATCAGTATGGGCTTA ATTGATGATGGGAAAACAGTCTTGTAA
- the epb41b gene encoding protein 4.1b isoform X2 → MLLCRVNFLDDTHFMWELERNAVGQDLLNNVCEHLNLLERDYFGLAMLDSSNTRMWLDCAKEIRKQIKGPELEFFFNIKFYPPDPSVLAEDITRYLLCLQLRKDIVIGRLPCPSDMLAVLGSYTIQSTLGDYDPRVHTNNYVSKILLAPNQNEELEKIVMEQHSTHRSMSPAQADMLFLEYAKTLPMYGVDLHPAKDVSGADVMLGVCSEGLLVYEDEVKTNSFSWPNVLKISHKRNKFLLKIRPSEDELDGDVSFTLPSYKACKQLWKCSVESHAFFRNRLQDTKAKKFLTLGSRFRYHGRTQSECLEASVNINRDPPQFTRIATKRKANDEILEVLKQPVRTEIDDWFLVQDSDKWDIAAASDDVMLESKEVWESKQRADDWFVLLENSQISSSGLQKPPQTEEERKVEIVEENESQERYEDELVIKRSYKVHMEQKGPLELKVMEGLARDILEKEHPELMGPMNESLTEEILQVNGERIQKVVITKQWVQEGSTFVEPHEDTEIKTERVETVRRHVVITEGGEMLRMDSEKPSERLEMMELRLNEVEDIKQKLQEVEELRVGLQELESLEQRLRQAEREGLQQDETADWNVLLDRSTLMPTAPFTADEELEQMDIPKPMGRNDDWYILLEMTPRTISVPPTDMISSIPGEDQAKEESKTTERKIQLLLPETHGDEATVEFYEETREEVTQSRVKIEEEEEEEEEEEQVKVDYRSPQPVFLKQPQRDLEDDWFILLDVSSKTSVPVAYPLLRSTTVDVYEERREEVEREKHEQQEEVTVEVRKQQPVILEQRVAQPQRDFEDDWFVIFDVPPKGSVPLAYPHLRSTTVEVYEERREEPQSTAKVEYKQQDQQEVWMLEQRAAKPQRDVEDDWSIAFDVSHKETVPLAYPPLQEATVGKFEESKEEVLQRSARREEERSEMMTVSTKQTMITEKTMRVIQTPQVFPVVPREIDDDWFQLFDQVPYEQKRFLPDFEEKKAMEKMVKEERQKKPQQVQVTVEDSRPDSVILEHRLAQATRDVEEDWSVILGDSGEEMTRKTMRVIQTPQEFPVVPREIDDDWFQMFDQVPYEQRSFPSDVKSRDTWVREPTKDQRVKRKAERVTEERLRGKSVTTEERRVIFEERRERVHIIPQVFPVGVREVDDDWSELLDPTPFEKRAVPLVSVGTAEQRMKAREDIRVRQQEKRVRDDVEIRMRQEMRKRELEVRRSQPAVIVQSVAQPQREVEDDWFLLFDVSPKQSIAADVVKVDKRGEEVRRREVERRMEEERRRREEARKMQIKVDDRQKRAVIPETRPVRVRREEEDDWFTLMGVSPKDSVVSPVALPKPRTQILVDQPFTSTPTAQPVSVSKTIYQDRTKDTLDITLESEAEESVSIRKSQRWTKRIEGESIYVRHSILMLEDFDVTQEVILRHHESVRELKRIFMEGAPDFGPTEWDRRLSSYLPMPKAQLPHANGEILISMGLIDDGKTVL, encoded by the exons ATGTTGCTGTGTCGAGTGAATTTCTTGGACGACACCCACTTTATGTGGGAGCTGGag AGGAATGCAGTGGGGCAGGATCTTCTTAATAATGTTTGTGAACACCTTAACTTATTGGAGAGGGATTACTTTGGTCTGGCCATGTTGGATTCTTCAAATACCAGG ATGTGGCTGGACTGTGCTAAAGAGATTCGGAAACAGATTAAAG GTCCAGAATTAGAGTTCTTCTTCAATATCAAGTTTTACCCACCTGATCCTTCTGTTCTGGCTGAGGACATTACTAG ATATCTTCTGTGTCTTCAGCTAAGGAAAGATATTGTGATTGGTCGATTGCCCTGTCCGTCAGACATGTTGGCTGTGTTGGGTTCATACACAATTCAGTCAACACTTGGAGATTATGACCCAAGGGTACACACAAACAACTATGTCAGCAAAATTCTTCTCGCACCCAACCAAAATGAAGAGCTAGAGAAGATTGTCATGGAGCAGCATTCAACACATAG ATCTATGAGCCCTGCACAGGCAGATATGCTTTTCCTCGAATATGCCAAGACACTGCCCATGTACGGGGTGGATCTGCATCCTGCCAAA GATGTTAGCGGTGCAGATGTGATGCTGGGTGTGTGTTCTGAAGGACTGTTGGTGTATGAGGATGAGGTCAAAACAAACAGTTTCTCCTGGCCCAACGTTCTTAAAATCTCCCACAAACGCAACAAGTTTCTTCTCAAGATACGTCCTTCTGAG GATGAGTTAGATGGAGATGTCAGCTTTACTCTGCCCAGCTACAAAGCCTGCAAACAACTCTGGAAATGCTCTGTGGAGAGCCATGCTTTCTTCAG AAACAGACTTCAAGACACCAAAGCAAAAAAGTTTCTGACCCTGGGATCAAGGTTTCGTTACCATGGACGCACTCAGTCTGAGTGTCTGGAGGCCAGCGTTAACATTAATCGCGATCCTCCACAATTTACACGCATTGCCACCAAAAGAAAAG CAAATGATGAAATCCTTGAAGTTCTAAAGCAACCGGTTCGAACAGAGATAGATGACTGGTTCTTGGTACAAGATTCAGACAAATGGGACATTGCTGCTGCATCAG ATGATGTAATGCTGGAAAGCAAAGAGGTCTGGGAATCAAAGCAGCGTGCTGATGATTGGTTTGTCCTTCTCGAGAACAGCCAAA TTTCATCATCAGGTCTCCAAAAGCCCCCTCAGACTGAAGAAGAAAGAAAGGTGGAGATTGTGGAAGAGAATGAATCCCAGGAGAGGTATGAAGATGAGCTGGTGATAAAACGTTCATATAAAGTTCACATGGAACAAAAGGGTCCTCTGGAGTTAAAGGTGATGGAGGGACTGGCAAGGGACATCCTGGAAAAAGAACATCCAGAATTAATGGGGCCTATGAATGAATCACTAACAGAAGAAATATTGCAAGTTAATGGAGAAAGAATACAGAAAGTAGTAATCACCAAACAATGGGTACAGGAGGGCAGCACTTTTGTGGAACCACATGAAGATACAGAGATTAAAACAGAGAGGGTGGAGACCGTGAGAAGACATGTAGTGATAACTGAAGGAGGGGAAATGCTCCGTATGGATTCTGAGAAACCATCAGAGAGATTGGAAATGATGGAACTGAGACTAAATGAGGTGGAGGACATTAAACAGAAACTACAAGAAGTTGAAGAGCTGAGGGTTGGATTACAAGAACTAGAAAGTTTGGAACAAAGACTGCGGCAAGCCGAGAGGGAGGGGCTTCAACAGGATGAAACGGCTGATTGGAACGTTCTGCTAGATCGCAGTACATTGATGCCCACTGCTCCATTCACAG CTGATGAAGAATTGGAACAGATGGACATCCCCAAACCAATGGGGAGAAATGACGATTGGTACATTCTTTTGGAGATGACCCCACGCACCATATCAGTTCCTCCAACAG ATATGATAAGCTCCATCCCTGGAGAGGACCAGGCTAAAGAAGAAAGCAAGACAACAGAAAGAAAAATTCAGCTGCTGCTACCAGAGACGCATGGGGATGAGGCAACAGTTGAGTTTTATGAGGAGACAAGAGAGGAGGTGACACAGAGCAGAGTGAAAATtgaggaggaggaagaagaagaagaggaagaagaacAGGTGAAGGTGGATTATAGGAGCCCACAGCCAGTTTTTCTTAAGCAGCCTCAAAGAGACCTGGAAGATGATTGGTTCATCCTTTTAGATGTTTCTTCTAAAACATCAG TGCCTGTGGCTTATCCACTCCTGCGAAGCACAACTGTTGACGTGTATGAGGAGAGAAGAGAGGAGGTGGAAAGAGAGAAGCATGAACAACAGGAGGAGGTGACAGTGGAGGTCAGGAAGCAACAGCCAGTCATACTGGAGCAGAGAGTAGCTCAACCCCAGAGAGATTTTGAAGATGACtggtttgtcatttttgacgtTCCCCCTAAAGGATCAG TGCCTTTGGCCTATCCACACCTACGAAGCACAACTGTCGAGGTGTATGAGGAGAGACGAGAAGAGCCTCAGAGCACAGCGAAGGTTGAGTACAAACAACAGGATCAGCAGGAAGTTTGGATGCTTGAGCAGAGGGCAGCAAAACCTCAGAGAGACGTAGAAGATGATTGGTccattgcttttgatgtttctCATAAAGAAACGG TGCCTTTGGCTTATCCACCTCTCCAAGAGGCAACTGTTGGAAAGTTTGAGGAAAGCAAAGAGGAGGTGCTTCAGAGGAGCGCGAGAAGAGAGGAGGAGAGGAGTGAGATGATGACAGTGAGCACTAAACAAACAATGATAACAGAGAAGACGATGAGGGTCATACAGACACCACAGGTGTTTCCAGTGGTGCCCAGAGAGATTGATGATGACTGGTTTCAACTATTTGACCAAGTGCCTTACGAACAGAAGAGATTTTTACCAG ATTTCGAAGAAAAGAAAGCCATGGAAAAAATGGTTAAAGAGGAGCGACAGAAGAAACCACAGCAGGTGCAGGTGACTGTAGAAGACAGTAGACCAGATTCAGTTATCCTGGAACACAGACTGGCACAAGCTACAAGAGACGTGGAAGAAGACTGGTCCGTTATTTTAGGTGATTCAGGAGAGGAGATGACCAGGAAGACGATGAGGGTCATACAAACCCCACAGGAGTTTCCAGTGGTCCCCAGAGAGATTGATGATGACTGGTTTCAGATGTTTGACCAAGTGCCTTACGAACAAAGAAGTTTCCCTTCAG ATGTTAAAAGCAGAGACACTTGGGTTCGTGAACCCACCAAAGACCAGAGAGTTAAGAGGAAAGCCGAGAGGGTCACGGAGGAGCGGCTGAGAGGAAAAAGCGTGACGACAGAAGAAAGGAGAGTGATCTTTGAAGAACGCAGGGAGAGAGTCCACATCATACCGCAGGTGTTTCCTGTTGGGGTACGAGAGGTGGATGATGATTGGTCTGAGCTCCTCGATCCAACACCATTTGAGAAGAGAGCTGTTCCTTTAG TTTCAGTGGGCACTGCAGAACAGAGGATGAAAGCACGGGAGGACATAAGAGTGAGACAGCAGGAGAAGAGAGTGAGAGACGATGTGGAGATCAGAATGAGACAAGAGATGCGTAAACGGGAGCTGGAAGTCAGAAGATCTCAACCAGCTGTTATTGTGCAATCAGTAGCACAGCCACAGAGAGAAGTGGAAGATGATTGGTTCCTTCTTTTTGATGTTTCACCAAAACAATCAA TTGCGGCAGATGTCGTTAAAGTGGACAAGAGAGGTGAGGAAGTAAGGAGAAGGGAAGTAGAGAGGAGAATGGAAGAAGAAAGGAGAAGAAGGGAGGAAGCGAGGAAAATGCAGATAAAAGTGGATGACAGGCAAAAAAGAGCAGTTATACCAGAAACAAGACCAGTCAGGGTGCGGAGAGAAGAGGAGGATGACTGGTTTACTCTTATGGGTGTTTCCCCCAAAGATTCAG TTGTTTCTCCAGTGGCTTTGCCCAAACCGCGCACACAAATCCTGGTTGACCAACCATTCACTTCCACTCCAACTGCACAACCGGTGTCTGTATCAAAAACAATCTATCAGGACCGGACAAAAGACACACTGGACATCACACTGGAGTCTGAG GCTGAAGAATCTGTGTCTATTAGAAAG TCACAGAGATGGACGAAGAGAATTGAAGGAGAGAGCATATATGTTCGCCACAGCATTTTAATGCTGGAG GACTTTGATGTGACCCAGGAGGTGATACTAAGGCACCATGAGAGCGTCAGAGAACTTAAGCGTATCTTCATGGAGGGCGCGCCAGATTTTGGACCCACTGAGTGGGATCGACGTCTATCCTCATACTTGCCGATGCCCAAAGCCCAGCTCCCGCATGCCAACGGCGAGATACTCATCAGTATGGGCTTA ATTGATGATGGGAAAACAGTCTTGTAA